Proteins co-encoded in one Polyangiaceae bacterium genomic window:
- a CDS encoding TetR/AcrR family transcriptional regulator, giving the protein MSGEQASNSAADTEVVGPASREVNSAKSGKRRRKLGPARAQAKAQTRQALIDAAERLFIQEGFDQPGLDVICSVAGRTRGAYNVHFGSREHLVEAVALRALESFEAELLGNGLSLPSGAAPPRSVPAPSQPFPEPDGEARRLPVALILHAAARIPNVREAVLASFERIRRYLGEMAAQGRLNEPGSFDQNGSFEEHVGFDKHAGSNEHGRATLRLDAAPTTVAPMLLAIALGIELLEAAGPRRLDLDRQELNELLFTLLKQR; this is encoded by the coding sequence GTGTCTGGAGAGCAAGCGAGTAACTCGGCGGCGGATACCGAGGTCGTTGGGCCCGCGTCGCGCGAAGTCAACAGCGCGAAGAGCGGCAAGCGGCGGCGCAAACTAGGGCCAGCGCGTGCCCAGGCGAAGGCGCAGACTCGCCAAGCGCTGATCGACGCCGCCGAGCGCTTGTTTATCCAGGAAGGGTTCGATCAACCAGGGCTAGACGTCATCTGCAGCGTGGCAGGCCGCACCCGTGGCGCCTACAACGTGCACTTTGGCAGCCGGGAACACCTCGTTGAGGCGGTGGCCCTGCGTGCACTGGAGAGCTTCGAGGCCGAGCTCCTGGGCAACGGGCTCTCCTTGCCGTCCGGCGCGGCGCCCCCGCGTTCTGTCCCGGCGCCTAGCCAGCCCTTTCCGGAGCCGGATGGGGAGGCGCGGCGGCTCCCTGTCGCTCTGATCCTGCATGCAGCGGCTCGCATCCCAAACGTGCGCGAAGCCGTGCTTGCCAGCTTTGAGCGCATTCGGCGCTACCTAGGGGAAATGGCCGCGCAGGGGCGCCTGAACGAGCCCGGCAGTTTCGATCAAAACGGCAGCTTCGAAGAACACGTCGGCTTCGATAAACACGCCGGATCGAATGAACACGGCCGCGCCACGTTGCGTCTAGACGCTGCGCCCACCACCGTGGCGCCGATGCTGCTCGCAATCGCGCTTGGGATTGAGTTGTTGGAGGCTGCGGGGCCTCGTCGTTTGGATTTGGACCGCCAGGAGCTGAATGAGCTCCTTTTCACGCTGCTCAAGCAGCGCTGA